The Terriglobia bacterium genome has a window encoding:
- a CDS encoding nuclear transport factor 2 family protein, which produces MIRNQWAKLAIAGMAFLLTVSASAQQGKWAAADDPSAKSIIDMERQWAEEPCDHNLIAENILADDFQGTSTDGKRYSKAEEVEDAKHPKSEARACRLIDAKVRFFGDNVALVYGSESRIKKAQDGKEYTQTQIWTDTWLKRNGKWQIVAAQDMRTDCK; this is translated from the coding sequence ATGATCCGCAATCAATGGGCGAAGTTGGCAATCGCCGGCATGGCGTTCCTGCTCACCGTTTCGGCCTCTGCGCAACAGGGAAAATGGGCAGCCGCCGACGATCCGAGCGCGAAGTCCATCATCGACATGGAGCGGCAGTGGGCGGAAGAACCGTGCGACCACAACCTCATCGCCGAAAACATCCTGGCCGACGATTTCCAGGGCACCTCTACGGACGGAAAGCGGTATTCGAAGGCGGAAGAGGTGGAGGACGCCAAACATCCGAAGAGCGAAGCGCGCGCCTGTCGCTTGATCGACGCCAAAGTACGCTTCTTCGGCGACAACGTCGCCCTCGTGTACGGGAGCGAAAGCCGCATCAAGAAAGCGCAGGACGGGAAGGAATACACGCAGACCCAGATCTGGACCGACACTTGGCTGAAGCGTAATGGCAAGTGGCAGATCGTCGCCGCCCAGGACATGCGGACGGATTGCAAGTAA
- a CDS encoding tetratricopeptide repeat protein — protein MSRFARLFLAASVVAWLSIPAPAQEWVEVKSPHFSVITDGGEKRGREIALRFEQMRAVFGQLFNRKYVSLPVPLEIVGFRNGKEMRPYVPLFQGKPVEVAGLFEQGEDRSFILIDLSSEAGWEVVFHEYAHQLLNGNFPPTAAWFDEGFAEFLGSMEIDKNSYAVGRAPQGVAYTLQSNRLMPAKQLFAVSRQSETYNKSGDSRHLFYAQSWLTVHYLYDRKKMKETGQYFLLVNNQHVPIEQAVQQAFGMDVKKFDEEIATYLRMNRAVGWKGQLAEQVDMSTFTAAPIAPLDARATLADVKLHSPDHHEEAVKEFEDILKAQPDNATAHRGLGYAYLHQDDFDRAGEHFRQAARLSTTDPRVYYFSALVVARQAMLAGRSPREQLSEMKKDLARAIQLDPNFADAYSILGFANMIEGDSEAAITNCKKAADLSPRTENYSLNLARAYLMANRWADAKPILERLKGSPDRSISVVAEQQLARAERAIAETAAAGRHKVPESYDAPQWRRSKEEIEREPEKPVEAAPDTRPIKYLRGLLVTVDCSQPPSATLRVLAGARTLTMLTPDTRKLILIGPEEFSCGWTNRKVLVNYKPGGKADGDLVSLEVQ, from the coding sequence ATGTCCAGATTTGCACGCCTCTTCCTGGCCGCTTCCGTCGTCGCCTGGCTCTCGATCCCCGCGCCGGCCCAGGAGTGGGTGGAGGTCAAATCGCCTCACTTCTCCGTCATCACCGACGGCGGCGAGAAGCGCGGCCGCGAGATCGCTCTGCGCTTCGAGCAGATGCGCGCCGTGTTCGGCCAGCTCTTCAACAGGAAGTACGTCAGCCTCCCCGTGCCTCTGGAGATCGTCGGCTTCCGCAACGGGAAGGAGATGCGCCCCTACGTCCCACTCTTCCAGGGCAAACCGGTGGAAGTGGCCGGCCTGTTCGAGCAGGGAGAGGACCGCAGCTTCATCCTGATCGACCTCTCCTCGGAGGCCGGCTGGGAGGTCGTCTTTCACGAGTACGCGCACCAGCTGCTCAACGGCAATTTCCCTCCGACCGCCGCCTGGTTCGACGAAGGTTTCGCCGAGTTCCTGGGCAGCATGGAGATCGACAAGAACTCGTACGCGGTCGGGCGAGCGCCCCAGGGCGTCGCCTACACCCTCCAGTCCAACCGCCTCATGCCGGCGAAGCAGTTGTTCGCGGTCTCTCGTCAATCCGAGACCTACAACAAGAGCGGCGATTCGCGGCACCTCTTCTACGCCCAGTCCTGGCTTACCGTGCACTACCTCTACGACCGAAAGAAGATGAAGGAGACCGGCCAGTATTTTCTCCTGGTCAACAATCAGCATGTGCCCATCGAACAGGCCGTGCAGCAGGCCTTCGGGATGGACGTGAAGAAGTTTGACGAGGAGATCGCGACCTATCTCCGCATGAACCGCGCGGTGGGTTGGAAGGGCCAGCTCGCCGAGCAGGTGGACATGAGCACTTTCACCGCGGCTCCCATCGCGCCGCTCGATGCGCGGGCCACCCTCGCCGACGTGAAATTGCACTCGCCCGACCACCACGAAGAAGCAGTCAAGGAGTTCGAAGACATCCTGAAGGCACAGCCGGACAACGCCACCGCGCACCGCGGGCTGGGCTACGCCTACCTCCACCAGGACGACTTCGACCGCGCCGGGGAACATTTCCGCCAGGCGGCCCGGCTTTCCACCACCGACCCGCGTGTGTACTACTTTTCCGCGCTGGTGGTCGCGCGTCAGGCCATGCTCGCAGGGCGATCGCCTCGCGAGCAGCTTTCCGAGATGAAGAAGGACCTGGCGAGGGCCATCCAACTCGATCCCAACTTCGCCGACGCCTACAGCATCCTGGGCTTTGCCAACATGATTGAGGGCGACTCCGAGGCCGCAATCACCAACTGCAAGAAGGCAGCCGACCTCAGCCCCCGCACCGAGAATTACTCCCTGAACCTCGCCCGCGCCTACCTGATGGCGAATCGCTGGGCCGACGCCAAGCCCATCCTGGAACGGCTGAAGGGCAGCCCTGACCGGAGCATCTCCGTGGTCGCCGAGCAGCAACTGGCGCGGGCCGAAAGGGCCATCGCCGAGACCGCCGCCGCCGGCCGCCACAAGGTCCCGGAGAGCTATGACGCACCGCAGTGGCGGCGCAGCAAAGAGGAGATCGAACGCGAGCCCGAGAAGCCAGTCGAGGCCGCTCCTGACACAAGGCCCATCAAATACCTGCGCGGGCTTCTGGTCACCGTCGATTGCTCCCAGCCGCCCTCGGCGACCCTTCGCGTGCTTGCTGGCGCCAGGACCCTCACCATGCTCACTCCCGACACCAGGAAGCTGATCCTGATCGGCCCCGAGGAGTTCTCCTGCGGCTGGACAAACCGCAAGGTGCTGGTCAATTACAAGCCCGGCGGCAAAGCGGACGGGGATCTGGTCTCCCTCGAAGTCCAATAG
- a CDS encoding PEP-CTERM sorting domain-containing protein codes for MNRWMIGTLLASVMIVALPAIADTLSDSLTVFDPAGNVAYSISVTEALEDPNEIYFINVSGLIDPNQYANATTLVEPDGSYSDIFGVGSINGTLYLSFNSDIEGFPAAYGSQGAIFLPEGQGGVFDATMYLDPGLQAQGFTAQFFSDGDVVVPEPGTLTLLATGLLGTLGSIRKRFRL; via the coding sequence ATGAACCGGTGGATGATCGGGACTTTGCTCGCCAGCGTGATGATTGTCGCGTTGCCCGCTATAGCGGACACTCTTTCCGATTCCTTGACTGTATTCGACCCGGCAGGGAATGTGGCCTACTCGATTTCCGTGACTGAGGCCTTGGAGGATCCGAACGAGATCTACTTCATTAATGTTTCTGGGTTGATCGATCCTAACCAATATGCGAACGCCACAACCCTGGTCGAGCCGGATGGGTCGTACAGCGACATCTTCGGGGTTGGCAGCATAAATGGCACACTCTACCTATCCTTTAATTCAGACATCGAGGGATTCCCGGCAGCATATGGCAGCCAGGGAGCCATATTCCTGCCCGAGGGTCAAGGGGGCGTGTTCGACGCCACGATGTATCTTGATCCCGGTTTGCAAGCTCAGGGGTTCACCGCGCAGTTCTTCTCCGATGGTGACGTCGTCGTGCCAGAGCCTGGGACGTTGACGCTCCTGGCGACTGGGCTACTGGGAACGCTCGGTTCCATCCGCAAGCGGTTCAGACTCTAA
- the queG gene encoding tRNA epoxyqueuosine(34) reductase QueG, with product MTSTSEIAEGVKHAAREAGFDLCGIAPAGSSPELDYFPGWVEAGYGGEMRYLEGRNDQGQLKRAALEHVAPWARSVIVCALNYNSAQPYSGDPAEPGRGWISRYAWGGADKPADYHEVVVSRLRLVETRLRKTSPAVETRCYVDTGPLVERVYAKYAGVGWIGKNTCIIDQKLGSWLFLGVILTSLALEPDLPAPDRCGSCTRCLDACPTNAFIGPHELDATRCISYLTIEKRGEIPEDLRPEMGRHVFGCDICQEVCPWNRKAPVTTLADFQPQPELLNPALEWLAGMTDEEFRRRFRGSPIMRAKRAGLRRNAVVAMGNSGDARLIPLLRELAASAEENLSSHAKWALRRLEETVHCSLNQRSITRQEHGTGSGDGHGDRKTPSTH from the coding sequence ATGACGTCCACGAGCGAGATTGCCGAAGGCGTGAAGCACGCAGCCCGCGAGGCTGGGTTCGACCTCTGCGGCATCGCTCCGGCCGGGAGCTCGCCGGAGCTCGACTACTTCCCTGGCTGGGTCGAGGCGGGCTATGGCGGCGAGATGCGCTACCTGGAAGGGCGCAACGACCAAGGACAGTTGAAGCGTGCCGCGCTGGAGCATGTTGCGCCCTGGGCGCGCTCGGTGATCGTCTGTGCGCTGAACTACAACAGCGCGCAGCCGTATTCCGGCGATCCCGCGGAGCCGGGACGCGGCTGGATCTCGCGCTACGCATGGGGCGGCGCCGATAAGCCAGCCGACTATCACGAGGTGGTGGTGTCGCGCCTGCGCTTGGTCGAAACTCGACTGCGCAAGACATCTCCGGCGGTTGAGACGCGCTGCTACGTCGATACCGGCCCGCTGGTGGAGCGCGTGTACGCCAAGTACGCCGGCGTGGGTTGGATCGGCAAGAACACCTGCATCATCGACCAGAAGCTGGGCTCGTGGCTCTTTCTGGGCGTGATCCTCACATCGCTCGCACTCGAGCCCGACCTCCCGGCGCCGGACCGCTGCGGCTCCTGCACGCGCTGCCTGGACGCGTGCCCCACCAACGCTTTCATCGGTCCGCATGAACTGGACGCCACCCGGTGCATCTCGTATCTCACCATCGAGAAGCGGGGCGAGATCCCCGAGGACCTGCGCCCGGAGATGGGCCGTCACGTCTTCGGCTGCGACATCTGCCAGGAAGTCTGTCCCTGGAACCGAAAAGCGCCGGTGACCACACTGGCCGACTTCCAGCCGCAGCCCGAGCTGCTGAATCCCGCCCTGGAGTGGCTGGCGGGGATGACCGACGAAGAATTCCGCCGGCGCTTCCGCGGATCTCCTATCATGCGCGCCAAGCGCGCGGGGCTGCGGCGCAATGCGGTCGTCGCCATGGGCAATAGCGGCGACGCCAGGTTGATCCCCCTCCTGCGCGAATTGGCGGCCAGCGCCGAGGAGAACCTTTCCAGTCACGCAAAATGGGCGTTGCGGCGCCTGGAAGAGACGGTACACTGTTCGCTCAATCAACGTTCTATTACCCGGCAGGAGCATGGAACGGGATCAGGGGACGGCCACGGCGATCGCAAAACCCCCAGCACACACTGA
- a CDS encoding HNH endonuclease, with protein sequence MHTPVLVLNASYEPINICAARRALVLVLKGVAMTEEENGHYLHSARLAMRVPSVIRLLEYRRIPHQTRALSRKNILLRDRNTCQFCGKSLPSSELTLDHVVPRSRGGSSTWENLVACCHPCNRTKGNQLPAEAGMKLLREPRAFSLHTSRHIMRMLGRSDAKWRKYLFY encoded by the coding sequence ATGCACACGCCGGTCCTCGTCCTGAACGCCTCGTATGAGCCTATCAATATCTGCGCCGCGCGGCGCGCGCTGGTGCTGGTGCTGAAGGGCGTGGCCATGACCGAGGAGGAGAACGGGCACTATCTGCACTCGGCGCGGCTGGCCATGCGCGTGCCCTCGGTGATCCGGCTGCTGGAGTACCGCCGCATCCCCCACCAGACGCGGGCGCTGTCGCGCAAGAACATCCTGTTGAGGGACCGCAACACCTGCCAGTTCTGCGGAAAGTCGCTGCCGTCGAGCGAATTGACCCTGGACCACGTGGTGCCGCGCTCACGCGGTGGCTCCTCCACCTGGGAGAACCTGGTGGCCTGCTGCCATCCCTGCAACCGCACCAAGGGCAATCAGCTCCCCGCCGAAGCGGGCATGAAGCTGCTGCGCGAGCCTCGCGCCTTCTCTCTCCACACCAGCCGCCACATCATGCGCATGCTGGGCCGCTCGGATGCGAAGTGGCGTAAATATCTCTTCTATTGA
- a CDS encoding dodecin family protein gives MAQKVIDVVGVSKESFTKAAENAVAEAAKTLHGLKWARVSELEVEIDGKKITQYRATTRIYFTVEH, from the coding sequence ATGGCACAGAAGGTGATCGACGTAGTGGGAGTTTCCAAGGAGAGCTTCACTAAGGCAGCGGAGAATGCGGTTGCGGAAGCCGCCAAGACGCTGCACGGCTTGAAGTGGGCGCGGGTCTCGGAACTGGAGGTGGAGATCGACGGCAAGAAGATCACCCAGTACCGCGCTACCACCCGGATCTACTTCACCGTCGAGCATTAG
- a CDS encoding ComF family protein: MSPAAAGWRVVFSSSSDLRRARAQIPSPGAGRFAWLDEAAQAVLATLFPADCRLCHVPLTRISRLPVCDACLQGIHPTECRICAVCGERLESEFAEGLCGMCRRVEPRFVRATAYGAYEGGLRGLIHLLKYDHVRPAARVLGRMLAKAIEELRPDLGGTLPVVVPVPLHATRMRERGFNQTEEIARAALKLLPGFSMSTRVLVRQRATDSQIGLTRHQRRANLRGAFAVRAAEDIAARDVLLVDDVFTTGTTVSECARVLRRSGASRVFVATVARVLKAEPTAAFDHQKGEEPVALGATA, from the coding sequence GTGTCTCCCGCTGCGGCGGGATGGAGGGTCGTCTTCAGCAGTAGCAGTGACCTACGCCGGGCCCGGGCCCAGATCCCATCACCAGGGGCGGGGCGTTTCGCGTGGCTGGATGAAGCCGCCCAGGCTGTGCTGGCCACCCTGTTCCCCGCCGACTGCCGCCTCTGCCATGTTCCTCTGACCCGCATCTCCCGCCTGCCCGTTTGCGACGCCTGCCTGCAAGGGATCCATCCGACCGAATGCCGGATCTGCGCCGTCTGCGGCGAGCGGCTGGAAAGCGAATTTGCCGAGGGTCTTTGCGGGATGTGCCGCCGGGTGGAGCCGCGATTCGTCCGGGCTACGGCCTACGGCGCCTACGAAGGCGGGCTGCGAGGACTCATCCATCTGCTGAAGTACGATCATGTGCGGCCGGCGGCGCGGGTCCTGGGCCGGATGCTGGCCAAGGCGATCGAGGAGCTGCGGCCTGACCTGGGCGGCACGCTGCCCGTCGTGGTCCCGGTGCCGCTGCACGCCACCCGCATGCGCGAGCGGGGCTTCAACCAGACGGAGGAGATCGCGCGCGCGGCGCTCAAGCTGCTGCCGGGATTCTCCATGAGCACGCGGGTGCTGGTGCGGCAGCGGGCCACCGACTCGCAGATCGGGCTCACGCGCCACCAGCGGCGCGCCAACCTGCGGGGAGCGTTCGCCGTGCGGGCCGCCGAGGATATCGCCGCCCGCGACGTCCTGCTGGTGGACGATGTTTTCACCACCGGCACCACCGTTTCCGAATGCGCGCGCGTGCTGCGCCGCTCCGGCGCTTCACGCGTGTTCGTGGCCACCGTGGCCCGCGTTCTGAAGGCGGAACCCACAGCGGCATTCGATCATCAAAAGGGGGAGGAACCGGTGGCCCTGGGCGCCACCGCGTAA
- a CDS encoding YihY/virulence factor BrkB family protein — protein sequence MGRRTMPLARYLLRTEVHTYAFSVAANVILSFFPFMVLMLVVIRKVFHSAAMRQVVEQLLHDYLPTNQDFVIRNIKAIAYSHNRAAFISLFILLVTSTGVFLPLEVALNQVWGFPKNRPYWKNQLVSVGLAFVSGVLALLSIALTAGNRALIQAIAGRYSFTTDAVTLLFAKVFAAIATIAIFFLIYWLLPNGKVPPGAALSAAVYVGLLWEMAKYLYILLLPWLNFPEVYGPFSVSVTLIMWAFLSGLLLLAGAYLSAGGDHPISTAKD from the coding sequence ATGGGCCGGCGGACCATGCCCCTGGCCCGGTACCTGTTGCGCACCGAGGTCCACACCTACGCTTTCTCGGTGGCCGCCAACGTCATCCTGTCGTTCTTCCCGTTCATGGTGCTGATGCTGGTGGTGATCCGCAAGGTGTTCCATTCGGCAGCTATGCGCCAGGTGGTCGAGCAACTTCTCCATGACTACCTGCCCACCAACCAGGATTTCGTCATTCGCAACATCAAGGCCATCGCCTATTCCCACAATCGAGCGGCCTTCATCTCCCTGTTCATCCTGCTGGTCACGTCCACCGGCGTATTCCTGCCCCTGGAGGTCGCGCTCAACCAGGTGTGGGGCTTCCCCAAGAATCGCCCCTATTGGAAAAACCAGTTGGTCTCGGTGGGACTGGCGTTTGTGTCCGGCGTGCTGGCCTTGCTTTCGATCGCCCTGACCGCCGGCAACCGCGCCCTGATCCAGGCGATCGCCGGACGCTACTCATTCACGACCGATGCGGTCACCTTATTATTCGCCAAGGTCTTCGCCGCCATCGCCACCATCGCCATCTTCTTTCTGATCTACTGGCTCCTCCCCAACGGGAAGGTGCCGCCGGGCGCGGCGCTCTCGGCTGCGGTCTACGTCGGCCTGCTGTGGGAGATGGCGAAGTACCTCTACATCCTGCTCCTACCCTGGCTGAATTTCCCCGAGGTCTATGGCCCCTTTTCCGTCTCCGTGACGCTGATCATGTGGGCCTTCCTCTCCGGCCTGCTGTTGCTGGCGGGCGCGTATCTCTCCGCCGGTGGGGACCACCCAATAAGTACTGCGAAGGATTAG
- a CDS encoding PilZ domain-containing protein, with protein sequence MERDQGTATAIAKPPAHTDWRRHRRFNRYQLDIRLVIVREQDGKQETLNGRCRHLGEGGLGAVLAGELPANEVVTLEFTLPGHTQSMRMRALVRYRHGFHHGFEFLALSPSQLDVIRKAEGILPPAE encoded by the coding sequence ATGGAACGGGATCAGGGGACGGCCACGGCGATCGCAAAACCCCCAGCACACACTGACTGGAGACGGCACCGGCGGTTCAACCGCTACCAACTGGACATCCGGTTGGTCATCGTCCGCGAGCAGGACGGCAAGCAGGAGACGCTGAACGGCCGCTGCCGCCACTTGGGCGAAGGTGGCCTGGGCGCCGTCTTGGCCGGAGAGCTTCCCGCGAACGAAGTGGTTACCCTGGAGTTCACGCTTCCCGGCCACACCCAGTCGATGCGAATGCGGGCGCTGGTCCGCTACCGGCACGGCTTCCATCACGGCTTCGAATTCCTGGCGCTCAGCCCGTCGCAACTGGACGTCATCCGCAAGGCGGAGGGCATCCTGCCTCCCGCCGAGTAG
- a CDS encoding cold-shock protein, which translates to MREKGTVKWFNGAKGYGFIQRSTGEDVFVHFSAIQEQGYRTLNEGETVEFDLLKGPKGFQAANVTRG; encoded by the coding sequence GTGAGAGAGAAGGGAACAGTGAAGTGGTTCAACGGCGCCAAGGGCTACGGATTCATCCAGCGCTCTACGGGTGAGGACGTGTTTGTGCACTTTTCCGCCATCCAGGAGCAGGGCTACCGCACGCTGAACGAGGGAGAGACTGTTGAGTTCGACCTGCTCAAGGGACCCAAGGGCTTCCAGGCGGCGAACGTCACCCGCGGATAA
- a CDS encoding transposase, translating to MMRTSLPLAKWASFQGDSKSQENAYICVEAHGFSRGFNSEKMKTALAAVVHRHGPQKRASVRAMEMGWERTFFVTAVAWQQRCIFSNDTLPRMLIETLYLYRTEKRFALHAFVVMPEHMHLLITPAEIVSIEKAMQLIKGGFSFRVRKERPNLLIWEKSFTNHRIRDAEDFERHREYIHQNPVRKGLVHAAGEYAYSSAHPGFELDPPPVATAAKAGSF from the coding sequence GTGATGCGCACATCGCTGCCGCTGGCGAAATGGGCCTCCTTCCAAGGCGATTCAAAATCGCAAGAGAATGCATACATCTGCGTGGAAGCCCACGGCTTCAGCCGTGGGTTCAATAGCGAAAAAATGAAGACGGCTTTAGCCGCGGTGGTTCACAGACACGGCCCGCAGAAACGTGCTAGCGTCCGCGCGATGGAAATGGGTTGGGAGCGGACCTTCTTCGTCACGGCCGTGGCGTGGCAGCAACGCTGCATTTTCAGCAACGACACGCTTCCCCGGATGCTCATCGAGACGCTCTACCTTTATCGCACCGAGAAGCGCTTCGCTCTGCATGCGTTTGTCGTCATGCCCGAACACATGCACTTGTTGATCACGCCTGCCGAGATCGTCAGCATCGAGAAAGCGATGCAATTGATCAAGGGGGGCTTCTCGTTCCGGGTTCGTAAGGAGCGGCCCAATCTGCTGATCTGGGAGAAGAGCTTTACCAACCATCGCATCCGCGATGCGGAGGATTTCGAGCGCCATCGCGAATACATTCATCAGAACCCGGTGCGCAAGGGTCTTGTTCACGCGGCGGGCGAGTATGCGTATAGCTCGGCGCACCCGGGATTTGAACTCGATCCGCCGCCGGTCGCCACCGCGGCTAAAGCCGGATCTTTCTAA
- a CDS encoding S9 family peptidase — protein sequence MVRRVAVLALLFVPLLCLAQAKRPFTFEDMMNLKRVGEPIVSPEGKWVAFSAVEVNLAENKKTPHLWIVPLSGGEARQLTSGQAGEDRPRFSPEGLRLAYVSAVEGSSQIWTVGFEPATGTLTGEPKKITNISTEGEGEIWSPDGASILFVSQVYPDCKDDACNKKKDEERAKSPVKASIFTRLFYRHWNHYYEGKRSHLFVAPAEGGEARDLTPGDHDVPPFALGGQDRYAFSPDGREVAYTSNVDEVEATSTNNEIFVVPTAGGKPKKISVSKGSDSTPLYSPDGKYIAWRMQVRPGYEADRFRLVIYNRATGKITNLTEQFDRWVGSIVWAPDSKRLYFTAEDKGESPIYTVPVKGGKVQEVVRGHNDDLAVTPDGEALVYSRVSAMAPSEIYTLPLDSKSAVALTKINEPVLSKVTMQPLEPFWFTGSQQVKVQGFLVKPPDFDAKKKYPAKFLIHGGPQGAWGDSWSYRWNAELFAANGYVVIMVNPRGSTGYGQKFIDDINGDWGGRVYLDLMLGLDYAERKYPFIDKTRECALGASYGGYMANWLEGHTTRFKCLVSHDGMFNSESAWGSTEELWFNEWEFRGTPWTNRALYEKWSPHMYANAFKTPMLVVHSQKDYRLDVSEGFQLFTTLQRMKVPSKMLYFPDEGHWVLKPQNSQLWWKTVNDWVDQWTKKSPGTP from the coding sequence ATGGTACGCCGTGTTGCCGTGCTCGCGCTCTTGTTCGTCCCTCTGCTCTGCCTGGCGCAAGCCAAGCGCCCGTTCACCTTCGAAGACATGATGAATCTTAAACGCGTCGGCGAGCCGATAGTTTCGCCCGAAGGCAAATGGGTGGCTTTCAGCGCCGTGGAGGTGAACCTGGCGGAGAACAAAAAGACGCCCCACCTGTGGATCGTTCCCCTTTCGGGCGGGGAAGCCCGCCAGCTTACCTCGGGGCAGGCGGGCGAGGACCGTCCGCGCTTCTCGCCCGAGGGGCTGCGCCTGGCGTATGTGTCGGCGGTGGAGGGCAGCTCGCAGATCTGGACGGTCGGGTTCGAACCGGCGACGGGCACGCTGACCGGCGAGCCGAAGAAGATCACGAATATCTCGACCGAAGGCGAGGGGGAGATTTGGTCCCCCGACGGCGCCAGCATCTTGTTTGTCTCGCAGGTCTATCCCGACTGCAAAGACGACGCCTGCAACAAGAAGAAGGATGAAGAGCGCGCCAAGTCGCCGGTCAAGGCGTCAATCTTTACCCGGCTTTTCTACCGTCACTGGAATCATTATTACGAAGGCAAACGCAGCCACCTGTTCGTGGCGCCGGCGGAGGGCGGCGAGGCACGCGACCTTACGCCCGGCGACCACGACGTCCCACCGTTCGCGCTCGGCGGGCAGGACAGGTACGCCTTTTCGCCGGATGGAAGAGAAGTCGCGTACACCAGCAATGTCGACGAGGTCGAGGCCACCAGCACGAATAACGAGATCTTCGTTGTCCCAACCGCCGGCGGCAAGCCGAAGAAGATCAGCGTCAGCAAAGGAAGTGACAGCACCCCGCTGTACTCGCCGGACGGCAAATATATCGCTTGGCGCATGCAGGTGAGGCCGGGGTACGAGGCCGACCGCTTCCGGCTGGTGATCTACAACCGGGCGACGGGAAAGATCACGAACCTGACGGAGCAGTTCGACCGCTGGGTGGGATCGATCGTGTGGGCACCGGATTCCAAGCGCCTGTACTTCACGGCCGAGGACAAAGGAGAGTCGCCGATCTACACCGTCCCGGTGAAGGGTGGCAAAGTGCAAGAGGTCGTGCGCGGACACAACGACGATCTGGCGGTGACGCCGGATGGCGAGGCGCTCGTTTACAGCCGCGTATCGGCCATGGCGCCGAGCGAGATCTACACGCTGCCGCTCGACAGCAAGAGTGCCGTCGCGCTCACGAAGATTAATGAGCCGGTGTTGTCGAAGGTGACTATGCAGCCGCTGGAGCCCTTCTGGTTCACCGGCTCCCAGCAGGTGAAGGTGCAGGGGTTCCTGGTCAAGCCGCCCGATTTCGACGCCAAGAAGAAATATCCGGCGAAGTTCCTGATCCACGGCGGGCCGCAGGGGGCGTGGGGAGATTCGTGGTCGTACCGCTGGAATGCGGAGCTGTTCGCCGCCAACGGATACGTGGTGATCATGGTGAATCCGCGCGGCTCGACGGGATACGGACAGAAGTTCATCGACGACATCAACGGCGACTGGGGCGGCCGCGTGTACCTGGACCTTATGCTGGGACTCGATTACGCCGAGCGCAAATATCCCTTCATCGACAAGACGCGGGAGTGCGCGCTGGGCGCCAGCTACGGCGGGTACATGGCGAACTGGCTGGAAGGCCATACCACGCGCTTCAAGTGCCTGGTCTCGCACGACGGCATGTTCAACTCCGAGTCCGCCTGGGGCTCCACCGAAGAGCTGTGGTTCAACGAGTGGGAGTTCCGCGGCACGCCCTGGACCAACCGCGCGCTCTACGAGAAGTGGTCGCCGCACATGTACGCCAACGCTTTCAAGACCCCGATGCTCGTGGTCCACAGCCAGAAAGATTACCGCCTGGACGTCAGCGAAGGATTTCAACTCTTCACCACGCTGCAACGGATGAAGGTGCCGTCGAAGATGCTCTACTTCCCCGACGAGGGACACTGGGTGCTCAAGCCGCAGAACTCGCAGCTCTGGTGGAAGACGGTGAATGACTGGGTGGACCAGTGGACGAAGAAATCGCCGGGAACGCCGTGA